The Verrucomicrobium spinosum DSM 4136 = JCM 18804 DNA segment GGTCACTTGAGACGGACTATCCTCACAACTCTTTGTGCGCTAAGAGCTTCACTGACTGTACCCAACTTTGACTCGCTGGCGGCTCGTCAGCATTGGGGTGTGCTGCCCAGTCTGGTCGCCCGCGACCACGGCACCCTGATGGTAAGGAATCCCCCGGGCTGTAATTCTGCTGTCGCCGTGGTTCCCAGCAATCGGGCGTAGATCGCCACCAGGGAGAGCCCGAGCCCGGAGTGGCTGATGATTCCCTCCCCCTCACCGTGCCGGGAAGGCTTTCTCCAGAATCGCTCCATCAAATGAGGCAGATCCGCACTGGAGAGCCCGGGGGCAGGATTGGAAACCGCCAGCTGTTCCGCAGAAGATTTTATGGTAATGGTCGCACCAGCGGGGGCATGGGAAACGGCATTCTCCAGCAGATTATTGGCGATAGCATCCCAGATCACCGGATCAGACTGCAGATGGCCGGATTCCGGTTTCAATAAAAGGGTGAGCCCGCGCAATTCCGCGGACCCTCTAAAGCGCTCCACGGCTCCCTCGCCCAACCCTGCTGGATCCACGGGCTGCAGGTGCACAGGCTGCCGACCTGCTTCAGCGCGGGAGAGCAGGGTGAGCTTCTGCAGCAATTGCTCGAGCCCTTTGAGTACCTTTTGAGCTTCTTCAAATTGCTCCGTGGTCCGCTCATCGGGCCACTCTGCCATGAGTTCGATGATGGCCCGCAGTTCCGCGAGAGGAGTGCGCAGCTCATGAGCCGCATGGCTGCTGAACCGGCGCTCGCGTTCAATCGCCTCGCGGGCGCGGGTGAGCAGGTCATTCACCCTCCGGCCCACGGGAGCCAGCTCTGTCGGCAGCGTGGTGGCATCCAGGGTGCGGGCGGGGTCATCGACCGGTATTTCCTGAACCTCCCTGGCAAGATCTGTTACCGGCCGCAGGCTTCTCCGCACCACGCTGCGCATCACAATCAGTCCCACGAGCATTCCCATGGCGGCCGTGCTGGCGACCACCATGCCGAGAGTATGCAAGGTCTCGCCCAGGGCGGTGCTGTCACTGGCCACTCCCAGTTCCACCAGGCTGGCCCCGTCGGGCTGATCTCGGGACTTTACGGGGACGGCCAGCCAGAGGGCCCTGCCAGGGCGTCCATCGGGGAGAGTGAGGTATCCATTCAGAGGTTTGCGCGTCAGGGGCTCCGGCAGAGAAGGCAGGCGGTCACGACGCAGGGAAGGGGAGCGCGCCAGCAGGCTGCCACTGGGAGTACGAAATTCGAAGTAGTCGCCCCCGGCAGCGGAGCCAAAGCCAGCAAACTCCTGCACTTCCAGATCGATCTCCAGCTTGCGTCGCTCCATCTCAGATGTCGTCACCAGAGCATCGGCCTTGGCGGCAAGGACGGCGTCGAAATTGCGCAAGAGCAGCCGTTCAGCGGTGAAATAGATGAGCCCCCCCCCCGCTGGCAGGAGGACGACGGCCGCAACGCAGAGAGCCAGCGTAAGGCGTGTAAGGAGTGAGGTCATGATGACGAGGACGGAGAGGCGGCATCTGGATCCAGCAAGTAGCCGAGACCCCTGCGGGTGTGGATAAGCTGGGGTACACCTGGCGGAGAGAGCTTCCGCCGCAGCGAATACACGGCTGTATCCACCGCATTGCTCAGAGGACTGTCCGTTTCACTGTATAGGCGGGCTTCGATCTGTTCGCGGCTGAAGATCTGTCCCGGATGTCTGGCCAGGCAATCCAGGAGGGCAAACTCCCGCGCGGTCAGCGTGACTGGATTGCCCAGCCGGCTCACGGTGCGGGCTGCGAAATCGATTTCCAGCGGACCGACCCGGATCCTGGAGTCAGGCTTGCCGTGACGGCGTCTCACGAGGGCCTCAAGGCGCGCTGCCAACTCGATGATGGCAAAGGGTTTGATGAGATAATCATCCGCTCCCGTGACCAGACCCCGCACCCGGTCCTCCACGCTGTCGAGCGCCGTCAGAAGGAGCACGGGTGTGTCCACCTGCTGTTGGCGCCATGTGGCCAGGAGCTCCAGGCCGGACTGACCGGGCAGCATGATGTCAAGGATCACGGCATCATACGCGGCCAGTTCTGCCAGTTGAGCACCCTCCTCCGCGGAGGAGGCTTCATCAACAGCATGGCCCAGGCGGGTGAGCGCCCGGGCCACGGTCTTGCGCAATCGGGTGGCGTCTTCAATGAAGAGCAGGCGCATTGGGCAAGGAGGATAAGGATCAGTCAGCCTTCTGGGTGAGGATGGTGCCGTCCGCGCTGAAGACCGCTTTAATATCGCCGCCATCCTTTTCCTGGCGGTCAATCTCCACACGGTACGTC contains these protein-coding regions:
- a CDS encoding sensor histidine kinase, which gives rise to MTSLLTRLTLALCVAAVVLLPAGGGLIYFTAERLLLRNFDAVLAAKADALVTTSEMERRKLEIDLEVQEFAGFGSAAGGDYFEFRTPSGSLLARSPSLRRDRLPSLPEPLTRKPLNGYLTLPDGRPGRALWLAVPVKSRDQPDGASLVELGVASDSTALGETLHTLGMVVASTAAMGMLVGLIVMRSVVRRSLRPVTDLAREVQEIPVDDPARTLDATTLPTELAPVGRRVNDLLTRAREAIERERRFSSHAAHELRTPLAELRAIIELMAEWPDERTTEQFEEAQKVLKGLEQLLQKLTLLSRAEAGRQPVHLQPVDPAGLGEGAVERFRGSAELRGLTLLLKPESGHLQSDPVIWDAIANNLLENAVSHAPAGATITIKSSAEQLAVSNPAPGLSSADLPHLMERFWRKPSRHGEGEGIISHSGLGLSLVAIYARLLGTTATAELQPGGFLTIRVPWSRATRLGSTPQC
- a CDS encoding response regulator transcription factor: MRLLFIEDATRLRKTVARALTRLGHAVDEASSAEEGAQLAELAAYDAVILDIMLPGQSGLELLATWRQQQVDTPVLLLTALDSVEDRVRGLVTGADDYLIKPFAIIELAARLEALVRRRHGKPDSRIRVGPLEIDFAARTVSRLGNPVTLTAREFALLDCLARHPGQIFSREQIEARLYSETDSPLSNAVDTAVYSLRRKLSPPGVPQLIHTRRGLGYLLDPDAASPSSSS